Proteins from a genomic interval of Bifidobacterium longum subsp. infantis ATCC 15697 = JCM 1222 = DSM 20088:
- a CDS encoding WYL domain-containing protein produces MDADKPAQRKSYAGNTTLEIFEVLWRHSYFGHGLTVRQILDELARKHQLEDPSELPTEKTIRNQLKKLTATEFLGRHIGHLTESDLAGIECKNPQPGWYLDAFLSTAEMRLLLDSLTLSRISLDTMDDLIGKIRELAGAAGQAVGYLEHVATYTHINGEFLSTIDQLNQAIEEGHGVTFQYRDYGPDGTLIPHKSRTGAGRITYTADPYQMVYKNGRYYLICHLHGEDNLRIFVVNRIANVSAKGRNGTVPLEKPAPADFDAVNFMRHRPYPVADAPIRIRMAVRDESMLNNVFEWFDDPQIKHSADGTQFEVIVDAPERAVFWWALQYSWDGRVVILEPDSLKRKLYDAGRRMATAYAPE; encoded by the coding sequence ATGGATGCAGACAAGCCGGCGCAACGCAAATCCTATGCAGGGAACACCACGCTCGAAATCTTCGAGGTGCTGTGGCGTCACAGCTACTTTGGACATGGCCTGACCGTGCGGCAAATACTCGATGAACTTGCCCGTAAACACCAGCTGGAAGATCCAAGCGAGCTGCCGACCGAGAAAACCATACGAAATCAGCTCAAAAAGCTTACCGCCACGGAATTCCTCGGCAGGCATATCGGGCATCTCACCGAAAGCGACCTTGCCGGCATCGAATGCAAGAATCCACAACCCGGCTGGTATCTTGACGCATTCCTATCCACCGCCGAAATGCGACTGCTACTCGACAGCCTCACCTTGTCTCGCATCAGCCTCGACACCATGGACGATCTCATCGGTAAAATCCGCGAACTCGCAGGTGCCGCTGGGCAAGCAGTAGGTTACCTTGAGCACGTGGCCACCTACACGCATATCAACGGCGAGTTCCTATCCACCATCGACCAACTGAATCAGGCCATTGAAGAAGGCCACGGCGTAACCTTCCAATACCGTGATTACGGCCCGGACGGCACCCTGATACCGCATAAAAGCCGTACGGGCGCAGGTCGAATTACCTACACCGCCGACCCTTACCAGATGGTGTACAAGAACGGACGGTATTACCTCATCTGCCATCTACATGGCGAGGATAATCTCCGCATTTTCGTGGTCAACCGAATCGCCAACGTCAGCGCCAAAGGCAGGAACGGCACAGTGCCACTGGAAAAACCAGCGCCGGCTGATTTTGATGCAGTGAACTTCATGCGTCACCGCCCGTATCCCGTAGCCGATGCCCCGATTCGCATCCGCATGGCCGTACGAGACGAATCCATGCTCAACAACGTGTTCGAATGGTTCGACGACCCTCAGATCAAACATTCGGCGGACGGCACACAGTTCGAAGTCATCGTCGATGCTCCCGAACGCGCTGTGTTCTGGTGGGCATTGCAGTATTCCTGGGATGGCCGCGTAGTGATTCTTGAGCCCGATTCGCTCAAGCGCAAACTCTATGATGCCGGGCGTCGCATGGCCACAGCCTATGCTCCCGAATGA
- a CDS encoding DEAD/DEAH box helicase, with translation MPYRFRQGRSVWFEDEDEGHFAGAAKRAEAHAVPILALRNDVESSSSNAVLARARSIARKAATMVINPVYSENHRTGYAELDGILRGTTSPSSKYRTSVQFDLDTGEAVGGKCSCPAYGRGYGMCKHMIALAFIFCDDPQRFEGYRAGAVRPSRTLIDYMEHVDRQDAQAKARRRNALMRRFDTAKGRNGAGGRHTNSGYGSRAGTRGGGYQGDSETVGLGQVQLVPILSFIDGVWSVEFKIGSTSNGSSYVLKSIPQFVLTMANGDYTDYGQKLAFTHTPDMFDDDSRPLLGFLDDAMAVRRAAEQQDRYYGHIAIDRHLTLSAPEVARLLSVREGRGVQLVLNTWFSGQPASVPVDGGEPDFLMRIARRDFNTYGPDAGYLLTGVPAVETVIDGGKNVWLLLASANPAGVVSAMMAGSQRKSAAGCRFVRCPKRLIPLRGLLGDMFEPDGEGQVIAGDDIALFARTLLPQLVGAGLLEASEIPRELAELSPTECSLQFYLDRDEHGVQCEVKARYGDAIVPLLPDGPTVHARDERSIPLSRGVIGRDFDAEHLAIDVVREFFTMPDQRKRVAAATHQTVNGFRTPAARKTAKQFVPDAATIDRDDTTQIVRLFDEGLPALKEVGEVFTTPAFDRLIAPKPPSVKVGLSIKGNLVEISPLADEVPPDEVGALLSSYRRRQRFHQLKDGTLVKLSGANLSTLDRLASDLDLSEQQLNSGLIELPGGRAFLLDGELPDDGSDVVKDASFTEYIDDLKIIDPKSYEVPDSLKHILRPYQVEGFQWLNTLCDKGFGGILADEMGLGKSVQLIALLLSRYHNESSGMPTAQGMDAGNAGNSESAVTGHITFDSEDGGSHPSLIVCPASLVYNWGAEFAKFAPSFNAVVVAGTKAERRTAIGRAFRADEPTVLITSYDLLRRDVDDYTANEQRFNVMALDEAQYIKNHTTKIAKAVKAVAADHRFALTGTPIENRLSELWSIFDFLMPGLLGSYKRFHERYELPISNARAADGSTAEGRAAAQVNPEAARVSRQLQSLVGVFIKRRLKSQVLTDLPDKLETTLTVQLAGEQRKLYAAHEQRLRMQLEHSEEADFNTSKIRILAELTKLRQICCDPRLLYADAKDQSAKLAAITELVETCVNEGKKALIFSQFTSFLDLIAERFDAQGLRYYTITGSTPKKKRLELVDQFNADDTPAFLISLKAGNTGLNLTGASVVIHADPWWNAAAQDQATDRAHRIGQTEDVNVYQVVAKDTIEERILELQHTKSELARQFTDASLLADEAGTGASALTEAPASIATLTKDDLLNLLG, from the coding sequence ATGCCCTATCGTTTCAGGCAAGGACGTTCCGTATGGTTCGAAGATGAGGACGAAGGCCATTTCGCCGGGGCTGCGAAGCGTGCCGAAGCCCATGCCGTCCCTATCCTTGCGTTACGCAACGATGTGGAATCGTCATCGTCGAATGCCGTGCTCGCTCGTGCCCGTAGCATTGCGCGCAAAGCGGCCACCATGGTTATCAATCCGGTATACAGCGAAAATCATCGAACCGGGTATGCCGAGCTTGACGGCATTCTACGTGGCACCACCAGCCCATCGAGTAAGTATCGTACCAGCGTGCAATTCGACCTCGACACGGGAGAAGCCGTCGGTGGCAAGTGCTCATGCCCGGCTTACGGCCGTGGCTATGGCATGTGCAAGCACATGATTGCGCTCGCCTTCATATTCTGCGATGATCCGCAGCGTTTTGAAGGGTACCGTGCCGGGGCTGTGAGGCCGTCTCGGACGCTGATTGACTATATGGAGCACGTCGATAGGCAAGATGCTCAAGCCAAAGCGCGTCGCCGCAATGCGCTCATGCGCCGATTCGATACTGCAAAAGGACGAAATGGCGCAGGTGGACGACATACGAATAGCGGGTATGGCTCTCGTGCCGGCACCCGCGGCGGCGGGTATCAGGGCGATAGCGAGACTGTGGGCTTGGGACAGGTGCAGCTTGTTCCGATATTGAGTTTCATCGATGGCGTGTGGAGCGTGGAGTTCAAGATCGGATCGACTTCCAATGGGTCCAGCTATGTACTGAAATCGATTCCGCAATTTGTGCTTACCATGGCGAACGGCGACTATACGGATTATGGGCAGAAGCTTGCCTTTACCCATACGCCGGATATGTTCGACGATGATTCGCGCCCACTGCTGGGCTTCCTTGACGACGCGATGGCCGTGCGTCGTGCGGCCGAGCAGCAGGACCGGTATTACGGGCATATCGCCATCGATCGTCACCTGACACTTTCAGCACCGGAAGTGGCCCGGTTGCTGTCCGTACGTGAGGGCAGAGGCGTACAGCTCGTGTTGAACACATGGTTCTCCGGGCAGCCTGCATCGGTGCCGGTTGATGGTGGCGAGCCAGATTTTCTCATGCGCATTGCGCGGCGTGATTTCAATACGTATGGTCCGGATGCCGGATACCTGCTTACCGGAGTGCCAGCGGTGGAAACCGTGATTGACGGCGGCAAGAATGTATGGCTGTTGCTCGCCTCCGCTAATCCGGCCGGTGTGGTATCCGCCATGATGGCGGGCTCTCAGCGTAAAAGCGCAGCAGGATGCCGATTCGTCCGTTGCCCGAAACGATTGATTCCGTTGCGGGGATTACTGGGAGACATGTTTGAACCCGATGGCGAGGGGCAGGTCATCGCCGGCGATGACATCGCCCTGTTCGCACGCACGCTATTGCCTCAGCTGGTTGGCGCCGGATTGTTGGAGGCCAGTGAGATTCCTCGCGAGCTGGCTGAATTAAGCCCTACGGAATGCAGTCTCCAGTTTTATCTGGATCGCGATGAGCATGGTGTGCAATGTGAGGTCAAGGCACGCTACGGCGATGCCATTGTCCCGTTGCTACCCGATGGCCCGACGGTGCATGCTAGGGATGAGCGTTCCATCCCCTTGTCTCGGGGCGTGATTGGGCGTGATTTCGACGCTGAGCATCTTGCGATCGATGTAGTACGTGAATTCTTTACCATGCCTGACCAGCGCAAGCGCGTTGCGGCCGCCACTCATCAGACGGTGAATGGGTTCCGAACGCCGGCCGCGCGAAAGACCGCCAAACAATTCGTGCCTGATGCGGCCACTATCGATCGCGATGACACCACGCAGATTGTTCGTCTTTTTGACGAGGGATTGCCCGCACTGAAGGAAGTAGGGGAGGTCTTCACCACACCGGCTTTTGACCGGCTGATCGCGCCCAAGCCGCCAAGCGTCAAAGTCGGATTGTCCATCAAAGGCAATTTGGTGGAGATATCACCCCTCGCTGATGAAGTACCGCCGGACGAAGTGGGTGCCTTGCTGTCTTCGTATCGTCGGCGTCAACGATTCCATCAGTTGAAGGACGGCACGCTGGTCAAACTCAGCGGCGCGAATCTCAGCACGTTGGACCGATTGGCCAGCGACCTTGATCTGAGCGAGCAGCAGCTCAACTCCGGGCTGATCGAGTTGCCGGGCGGTCGAGCATTCCTACTGGATGGTGAGCTGCCGGATGACGGCTCCGATGTAGTCAAGGACGCTTCGTTCACCGAATACATCGACGATCTCAAGATCATCGACCCTAAGTCGTATGAAGTGCCGGATAGTCTCAAGCATATTCTGCGCCCTTATCAGGTCGAAGGCTTCCAATGGCTGAACACGTTGTGCGACAAGGGTTTTGGCGGCATTTTGGCCGACGAGATGGGTTTAGGCAAATCCGTGCAGCTTATCGCCCTGTTGCTGTCGCGATACCACAACGAATCTAGTGGCATGCCGACCGCTCAAGGCATGGATGCCGGTAATGCTGGTAATAGTGAATCAGCCGTAACCGGTCATATTACTTTCGATTCCGAAGATGGCGGGTCGCATCCATCATTGATCGTGTGCCCGGCGTCCTTGGTGTACAACTGGGGTGCCGAATTCGCCAAGTTCGCCCCGAGCTTCAACGCCGTGGTGGTGGCCGGTACCAAAGCCGAGCGCCGCACCGCCATCGGCCGCGCGTTCCGGGCGGATGAACCCACCGTGCTCATCACCTCATACGACCTGCTGCGCCGGGATGTCGATGATTACACCGCCAATGAGCAACGTTTCAATGTCATGGCATTGGATGAAGCCCAGTACATCAAGAATCACACCACGAAGATAGCCAAAGCGGTCAAGGCCGTGGCCGCCGACCATCGTTTCGCCTTGACCGGCACGCCGATCGAGAACCGACTCTCCGAACTGTGGAGCATCTTCGACTTCCTGATGCCGGGACTATTGGGCTCATACAAGCGATTCCATGAGCGCTACGAGTTGCCCATCTCCAACGCCCGGGCTGCGGATGGCAGCACGGCCGAAGGTCGGGCCGCCGCACAGGTCAATCCTGAGGCCGCCCGGGTGTCTCGCCAATTGCAGTCGTTGGTGGGCGTGTTCATCAAGCGCAGGTTGAAGTCCCAAGTGCTGACCGATTTGCCGGACAAGTTGGAGACCACGCTGACCGTGCAGCTTGCCGGCGAACAGCGCAAACTGTATGCGGCTCACGAGCAGCGGCTCAGAATGCAGCTCGAACACAGCGAAGAAGCCGATTTCAACACGTCGAAGATTCGCATCCTCGCCGAGCTGACCAAGTTGCGCCAGATCTGCTGCGATCCAAGGCTGCTGTACGCCGATGCCAAGGATCAGTCAGCCAAGCTCGCCGCCATCACCGAACTGGTGGAAACCTGCGTGAATGAAGGCAAGAAGGCACTGATCTTCTCCCAGTTCACCAGCTTCCTTGATCTGATCGCCGAACGCTTCGACGCGCAAGGACTACGCTACTACACCATCACCGGATCCACGCCTAAAAAGAAGCGTCTCGAACTCGTCGACCAGTTCAATGCGGACGATACGCCCGCCTTCCTGATTTCATTGAAGGCCGGCAACACCGGACTGAACCTGACCGGTGCCAGCGTGGTCATCCACGCCGATCCATGGTGGAACGCTGCCGCGCAGGATCAGGCCACCGACCGAGCACATCGTATCGGCCAGACCGAAGACGTCAACGTGTATCAGGTGGTGGCCAAGGACACCATCGAAGAACGCATCTTGGAGCTTCAGCATACCAAGAGCGAGCTCGCCCGCCAGTTCACCGATGCTTCCTTGCTTGCCGACGAAGCCGGCACCGGCGCCAGCGCCCTCACCGAAGCTCCCGCCTCCATCGCCACCCTCACCAAGGACGATCTCCTCAATCTGCTGGGATGA
- the dapD gene encoding 2,3,4,5-tetrahydropyridine-2,6-dicarboxylate N-succinyltransferase, translating to MSEERTAWGWGLASVDAAGTTLDVWYPELNLGEAPAEADRPNHNFGTLAHDEADARGIRRVPVFVVSQLDEPISNAADAYLKLHLMSMRMAKPNTLNLDGIFTQLANVVWTNYGPFAVEDFTLRKADVERASTEAALAFASQAGLPAAAPATTVNVLGVDKFPRMIDYVVPTGVRIGDADRVRLGAYLSSGTTVMHAGFVNFNAGTLGVSMVEGRVSQGVVVGDGSDIGGGASIMGTLSGGGKLRNSIGEHSLLGANAGIGISLGDNCTVEAGLYITAGTKITIWDKAKAAAGEPLEVVKGAELSGKDNILFIRNSVNGRIEARYRKVGIELNEKLHKN from the coding sequence ATGAGCGAAGAGCGTACCGCATGGGGATGGGGTCTGGCCAGCGTAGACGCCGCCGGCACCACCCTGGACGTCTGGTACCCCGAACTGAATCTCGGTGAGGCACCGGCCGAGGCCGATCGTCCAAACCACAATTTCGGCACTCTGGCTCACGATGAAGCCGACGCCCGTGGCATCCGCCGCGTGCCGGTATTCGTCGTCAGCCAGTTGGACGAGCCGATCAGCAACGCCGCGGACGCTTACCTGAAACTCCATCTGATGAGCATGCGCATGGCCAAGCCGAACACGCTGAACCTCGACGGCATCTTCACCCAACTCGCCAATGTGGTGTGGACCAACTACGGCCCCTTCGCCGTTGAAGACTTCACGCTGCGCAAGGCCGACGTCGAACGCGCCTCCACCGAAGCCGCTCTCGCTTTCGCCTCCCAGGCCGGACTGCCTGCCGCAGCTCCTGCCACCACCGTCAACGTGCTCGGTGTGGATAAGTTCCCGCGCATGATCGATTACGTAGTGCCCACCGGCGTGCGTATCGGCGACGCCGACCGCGTGCGCCTCGGCGCTTACTTGTCTTCCGGCACCACCGTGATGCACGCCGGATTCGTGAACTTCAATGCCGGCACGCTCGGCGTCTCCATGGTCGAAGGCCGCGTTTCGCAAGGTGTGGTCGTGGGCGACGGTTCCGATATCGGCGGCGGCGCCTCCATCATGGGCACCCTCTCCGGTGGCGGCAAGCTGCGCAACTCCATCGGCGAGCACTCGCTGCTCGGCGCCAACGCCGGTATCGGCATCTCCCTCGGCGATAACTGCACCGTCGAAGCCGGTCTGTACATCACCGCCGGCACCAAGATCACCATCTGGGACAAGGCCAAGGCCGCCGCTGGCGAACCGCTGGAAGTGGTCAAGGGTGCTGAGCTCTCCGGCAAAGACAACATTCTGTTTATCCGCAACTCGGTGAACGGCCGCATCGAAGCCCGCTACCGCAAGGTGGGCATCGAGCTCAACGAAAAGCTGCATAAGAACTAA